From Onychostoma macrolepis isolate SWU-2019 chromosome 05, ASM1243209v1, whole genome shotgun sequence, one genomic window encodes:
- the lhx3 gene encoding LIM/homeobox protein Lhx3 isoform X2 produces the protein MLLEHPGSSCQNAGNYNRYSSTQDIPVCAGCNQHIVDRFILKVLDRQWHSKCLKCSDCQSQLADKCFSRGDSVYCKDDFFKRFGTKCAACQQGIPPTQVVRRAQDFVYHLHCFSCIVCKRQLATGDEYYLMEDSRLVCKADYETAKQREADSTAKRPRTTITAKQLETLKNAYNNSPKPARHVREQLSSETGLDMRVVQVWFQNRRAKEKRLKKDAGRQRWGQYFRNMKRSRGSSKSDKDSTQEEGMDSDAEVSFTDETPMSELGHSNGIYSSLSESSPALSRQAGGHPPFPLEHGAIIPSQEQYHDIQASSPYSLPQSPGSLQALPRHQPLISSLVYPESGLPMVGQSGGQNITPGVRMMAGGNGPSSDLSTGSSGGYPDFPASPASWLDEVDHAQF, from the exons ATGTTGCTAGAACATCCGGGATCAAGCTGTCAAAATGCTGGGAATTACAACAGATACAGTTCGACTCAAG ATATTCCAGTTTGCGCGGGCTGTAACCAGCACATAGTCGATCGTTTTATCCTGAAGGTTTTGGATCGACAGTGGCACAGCAAATGTCTGAAATGCAGCGACTGTCAGTCTCAGCTGGCCGACAAATGCTTCAGTCGAGGCGACAGTGTCTACTGCAAAGACGACTTCTTCAA GAGATTCGGGACCAAGTGCGCTGCGTGTCAGCAGGGCATCCCGCCGACACAGGTGGTCCGGAGGGCGCAGGACTTCGTGTATCATCTGCACTGCTTCTCCTGTATCGTATGTAAGAGGCAGCTGGCCACAGGTGATGAGTATTACCTGATGGAAGACAGTCGACTGGTGTGTAAAGCCGATTATGAGACCGCGAAACAGAGAG AGGCGGACTCGACAGCAAAACGCCCGCGCACAACAATCACCGCCAAACAGCTGGAGACGCTGAAGAACGCGTATAATAACTCACCGAAACCCGCGCGCCACGTGCGGGAACAGCTGTCGTCGGAGACCGGCCTCGACATGCGGGTGGTGCAG GTCTGGTTTCAAAACAGAAGAGCAAAAGAGAAAAGACTGAAAAAAGATGCAGGTAGACAGAGATGGGGACAGTACTTCAGAAACATGAAGAGGTCACGCGGGAGCTCCAAATCAGATAAAGACAGCACTCAGGAGGAGGGCATGGACAGCGATGCTGAGGTCTCTTTCACGG ATGAGACACCCATGTCGGAGCTGGGTCACTCCAATGGCATTTACAGCAGTCTGAGTGAAAGCTCTCCGGCTCTGAGTCGTCAGGCTGGAGGTCATCCGCCCTTCCCGCTGGAGCATGGTGCCATCATCCCCTCACAGGAGCAATACCACGACATCCAGGCCAGCAGCCCCTATAGCCTCCCGCAGTCTCCAGGCTCACTACAGGCCCTTCCCAGACACCAGCCCCTCATCTCCAGCCTGGTCTACCCAGAGTCTGGCCTGCCCATGGTGGGTCAGAGCGGAGGCCAGAACATTACTCCGGGGGTTCGCATGATGGCCGGAGGAAACGGGCCGAGCTCTGATTTGTCTACGGGAAGCAGTGGTGGGTACCCGGACTTCCCTGCGAGCCCAGCGTCCTGGTTGGATGAAGTGGATCATGCCCAATTCTGA
- the lhx3 gene encoding LIM/homeobox protein Lhx3 isoform X1 produces the protein MEQNKARDSPKEPSSHHTEMLLALLTQREELRKDIPVCAGCNQHIVDRFILKVLDRQWHSKCLKCSDCQSQLADKCFSRGDSVYCKDDFFKRFGTKCAACQQGIPPTQVVRRAQDFVYHLHCFSCIVCKRQLATGDEYYLMEDSRLVCKADYETAKQREADSTAKRPRTTITAKQLETLKNAYNNSPKPARHVREQLSSETGLDMRVVQVWFQNRRAKEKRLKKDAGRQRWGQYFRNMKRSRGSSKSDKDSTQEEGMDSDAEVSFTDETPMSELGHSNGIYSSLSESSPALSRQAGGHPPFPLEHGAIIPSQEQYHDIQASSPYSLPQSPGSLQALPRHQPLISSLVYPESGLPMVGQSGGQNITPGVRMMAGGNGPSSDLSTGSSGGYPDFPASPASWLDEVDHAQF, from the exons ATGGAGCAGAATAAGGCTCGGGATTCGCCGAAAGAGCCGTCCTCTCATCACACGGAGATGCTGCTGGCTTTACTCACGCAGAGAGAGGAGTTACGGAAAG ATATTCCAGTTTGCGCGGGCTGTAACCAGCACATAGTCGATCGTTTTATCCTGAAGGTTTTGGATCGACAGTGGCACAGCAAATGTCTGAAATGCAGCGACTGTCAGTCTCAGCTGGCCGACAAATGCTTCAGTCGAGGCGACAGTGTCTACTGCAAAGACGACTTCTTCAA GAGATTCGGGACCAAGTGCGCTGCGTGTCAGCAGGGCATCCCGCCGACACAGGTGGTCCGGAGGGCGCAGGACTTCGTGTATCATCTGCACTGCTTCTCCTGTATCGTATGTAAGAGGCAGCTGGCCACAGGTGATGAGTATTACCTGATGGAAGACAGTCGACTGGTGTGTAAAGCCGATTATGAGACCGCGAAACAGAGAG AGGCGGACTCGACAGCAAAACGCCCGCGCACAACAATCACCGCCAAACAGCTGGAGACGCTGAAGAACGCGTATAATAACTCACCGAAACCCGCGCGCCACGTGCGGGAACAGCTGTCGTCGGAGACCGGCCTCGACATGCGGGTGGTGCAG GTCTGGTTTCAAAACAGAAGAGCAAAAGAGAAAAGACTGAAAAAAGATGCAGGTAGACAGAGATGGGGACAGTACTTCAGAAACATGAAGAGGTCACGCGGGAGCTCCAAATCAGATAAAGACAGCACTCAGGAGGAGGGCATGGACAGCGATGCTGAGGTCTCTTTCACGG ATGAGACACCCATGTCGGAGCTGGGTCACTCCAATGGCATTTACAGCAGTCTGAGTGAAAGCTCTCCGGCTCTGAGTCGTCAGGCTGGAGGTCATCCGCCCTTCCCGCTGGAGCATGGTGCCATCATCCCCTCACAGGAGCAATACCACGACATCCAGGCCAGCAGCCCCTATAGCCTCCCGCAGTCTCCAGGCTCACTACAGGCCCTTCCCAGACACCAGCCCCTCATCTCCAGCCTGGTCTACCCAGAGTCTGGCCTGCCCATGGTGGGTCAGAGCGGAGGCCAGAACATTACTCCGGGGGTTCGCATGATGGCCGGAGGAAACGGGCCGAGCTCTGATTTGTCTACGGGAAGCAGTGGTGGGTACCCGGACTTCCCTGCGAGCCCAGCGTCCTGGTTGGATGAAGTGGATCATGCCCAATTCTGA